DNA from Tripterygium wilfordii isolate XIE 37 chromosome 4, ASM1340144v1, whole genome shotgun sequence:
CCCCCTCCAGGGGGGGATATGATATGATgctatttagttttattttataattttcaaaaactgGAACCTTTATTTATTTACGTGTCCAAAATTGGGTACAGAAGTCATACTGTCAGAGGGCTACTCTCCAACTTCCGAGTGCTCAAGGGGACTGATGAATACTCGTTACACGGGATGGGGGTCTAAGTCTTAAATTTGGGCATAATTTTCTATTGAAAATTCAGGTTGACAAattcaggttgacaataggaggtttgtcttcTCTTATAAGTTAGATTTTAAACTCATCATCTTTTGATGTGATATTCTCATCAGGGACCAAAGGTATCTAGAGACTGAGTTTGACATTGTCTAATTATTAACCATTTACTATGACATGTAACCTTAATTTAACCCTCGTGAGGTAACGATAAACAAGCCTACTGGGTGAAAAGTTTTGGTTGAAGATTATGGTAAATACTGAATTGATCAATCAAGAGAGTGTATCTATACAATTACTTAAGACTCgcattataaaaaattaaaacaaaactagGAGAGTCACATTATTAGGTCAAACGTTGGCCACCCACTTGTCAAAATAATGTTGCAGGAGAAGTGTGGACTTTTTTTTATCAGCTAACCCAAGAATCACAATTATAATTGATTTCTTTATCGGtaagattaattaatttatgtatatattaaagtttcatttcatttgatatattgatatatgtgtatatacatcAATATGCACAAACACTTTAACGCTCAACCAACTTTTGTTGAATTATTATTCGTTTAATTGTCCTTCGAGGGCACGACAACTCATTGGGTACGTCAATTGCAATGTTGACAGGTGTGTGATGTATAACAATGAGCTTCTGATCTGGCAAAAACCGAAAGTAATTCTCCTTACCACTGTTTCAATCTGATCCGTTCCTTCTTACAAACGGAAATCTAACGGTGCACGTATCTCATTTCCCTCTATAAAACCAAACCTAAATCCCTACCTCACGCAGACCAATGAAATAAGAGCATTCcagataaaaaaattcaaaaaaaaaacaggagagAGAGGCGGTCCAGCGGATCGACAAGGCTACGAAATTAATTAATCGATCTTGAAACTTAAGAAGAATATGAGGATCAATTGATTGATTCTTAGAGTTTTTGATATTGAAATCGAGAGTATCAAACCAATTTTCTTGTTAATTGCTGTTCAGGTTAGGGTATTCGTTTTGTTAGGTTTATCGCTTGCGATGAACGATCAGTCTCAGATCCAAATGATGAATCAGCCGCCTCATCCAGTGCAGTCGCAGATGTTGAACCAGCAATCTCAAATGATGTTACAGAATCCTCAGGTACTGAATCCGGTTCAGTCGCAGATTTTGAGCCAACCTTCGGCAATGAATCAGCATCCTCAGATGATGAATCCGGGTCAGCCTCAGATGCTGAACCAGATGGCGCAGTCACAGGCTATGAATCAGCCTATGATGATGATTCGTAGCTACGTGCCATGGCCGAAGCAAGACCCCAGCATGAAGTACCACCCGTTGATAAATTCAGGTTTCATTCCTTCGAAGCCGAGAAGCAACTGGAAGAGCAAGAAGGGAGTCACTGACAAGCGCAAGGAGCATAGAAGATCAGATAAACCGTTTCAGATTATCTCTAATAATGCCTCCAAAAGTGGTCCTGGAGGCAGTGGAGCGTATAAGCCCCCTACTCTTCCCGAATTGCAGTCTCAAAATCGCATAAAAGCACGAAAATTCTATCCTAAGAAGAAATTTAATAATAGATTCGCACCTTATGCACCTAGGAACACTTCTTCATTTATTATTCGTGCAAAGAAGGCTGGCGGCATTGCGGAGCTAGTTTCACCTTGCCCTGTGACACCGGCAGTGCTGCTTACACCTATGTTCTCACCGTCTAGGGAGGTTTTAGGGGACATGGCAAAGGAAGAGTGGGGGGTTGATGGTTATGGGTCAATGAAGGGGTTGATTAGGCTGAGGTCTTCACTGGAAAATGAggatgatgaggaggaagagGGAGGAGGGTCGAGTGAGAGTGATGTAGAAGAGCATGTAGAAGTGGAGAGAAGATTAGACCATGATTTGAGCCGGTTTGAGATGATATATCCAAATTCCGGGGGTATAGAGTATCACAATGTGTTGGAGAATAGGGTAGATGATCAGGATTCCCATATAAGGCAATTGGAGGAGGAGAATTTGACATTGAAGGAGAGGCTCTTTTTGATGGAGAGGGAGATGGGGGAATTAAGGAGGAGGTTGCGGGTGTTAGAGAGGCGTGGTCGGGTAGAGGGTGCGAACGGGGAGGTGGTGGAAAACTTGTCTGAAGGGAATGAGAGTGAGGGAGGAGCATCAGATGTTGGTGATAATAATGAAGCGTTTATTTATCCTCCTGGGAGTGGGGAAGGACAAATTCTTCATATCGACACAAAAGAATTAGAAAAAGGTGTTATTAATGTTTGTATGGAAGAGTTTGTACCAGAAAAGATGCATGTGAAGGACAATGTCAGTAAAGATGAAGTAGCGGAAATGAGTTTGGACCAGTTAAAGTGATTTCGAACAAGGATGCGGCAGCAGAGGAGAATTATAGAAAAGATGGAATGGAGGCGGAGGGCGACCAGATAGTTGCAAAATTGGAGGGGCCCAAGGAAGATAGTGCCTCAAATGAGATTGTTAAGGATGATGTTATTGATGACAAAGATGAGAAAAATGGTCAATAAGCCGGAATGATTTTGTAGGGGATAAGATGATTGCAGGGAAAGATGGACAAAGGGAAGGGATCAAGCACTGTAGAGGAGAGCATTTGTGGTGGTGACTGATGTAATCATCCCGCGTTAGTGTAAAGTCTCTTCTCTTGAAAGATAATCATTTGACAGTATTTAGCATTAGGTCATCAAGTATGACAACTCAGGGTTGCGGTCCATGTAAATGTAGTTtagttcttttgttttgtctttttctgtttcttttttttttccctacttttttcttcttctcactGGTTATATtggaaaagaggaagaattgacttttgtttttttccctttcttcccTCATCTTGCTTAACTTAACTAGACTGGTAAAAGTAGTTTCTAGGTTTTAAATCCTCTCTCTTTTGCGCTGGGAGGGGAATGGGTTTGCTCTTTGCAGGTCTAATGGGTGTGCAGGCACTGAGGCACAAGGTTCATTGAGCTAAAAGCATGCTTCGCTTGTTTGCATTTTATTGCTTTTAAGTTTGTAATGAACCTTCAATATGTAGGATAAATCAAGGACTATTATGTACTAAGCATTTCCTTTATCTAATGTCATAAGACCCCGTTTGATAATTTGGTATTTTTGCATTGTTATGAATATTCTCTTACTCTGTAATGGTTCTGAACTTAGCAAGCTTCTGAAATGATAActatttcttaatttattactttatttatttCCCTCGACTGGAGATTACATTTTTGTGCCCTCTATTCTGTTGAATGTTTCCTTCTGGGTAGTTGTTTGATCGAGAGAATCAATGGCTATCTGAACTGGTTCATGGAGTAAGCTTGCAGAACTCTTCTTTCGAACACCTACACATGTCAGTTTCGAGCTGTTCAACTGTACTTGATGGACAAACTTCTTTGAAATAGGATCGATGTGGTTTTGATCATGAACTCCAAATTTGTGAAATTTATGGACAGATATAGAAAGTTTTGTTGGCACCCTAAGAATTTGGCTGGTTGGTGTTTATCAATGTCACCAATTGGTAGAGTCGTTGTATCCACGGTAGAAGTTGACCACTATTGTAAAATTCCcattttatgtgtttatatggCATTATTATTGTAGTCCCCTTCTTTTTTGGTTTGCAAGAGAGATTGGGAGGAAGGAGATCACACCAAGTCGCAAGTTACCGGTCAGCGAAGACTGGTTAATGAAGGATGCTTAGGTACGAGGGATCTTCAATCCTTCATTCTTTATCATTTCTCCTTAAGCTTTTGATTTCTAGTTTTATCTAATATTATTTGGGAGATATTTTTCAAAGGAGGTACCAAGTATTGTGATCGGGAAAGTTTACTTTTCTGAATGCTAGAAATAATTTATGAGTGCTTATTGGTGTTTAGAATTTGGCTGGTTGGTGTTTAGACTTGTTTTTTGAAAGGTTGGCCCCTGTCATTAGGCCCAGCTTGGTCTGGCCCGATATAATAGGGCATAGTCTACCttcagatattttttttttcttggaatgCAGGGAAAGGGGATGGTGGATGGGCGTGTCGGTCACAGGGGTTGAAATACCTAATACGTGTACGGTGTATCCTCTTCGCCAcatgtttttaacttttttgaatACGCAACAGCGTTTCTACAAATAAGGTTAGAACCTAGTTTAGAAGCCGaccgaacaaaaaaaattattcacaaAATATTCAAGTATCCAACCCGATGTCCTTAAAGGTACAAATGATGCTAATGTTGGTAGGCTCATCACTGCTTCTGTGTCCGGACATGCACGAATATGTAGTTGTTGTAGGCCCTGCTAATCCTGATCTTTTCATCACTGTATCTGCAACAAAAGGAGAATAGTAATCATTAGCATGTAATTAGTTAATAAATCAATGGAGTAGTAGTGCCTATTATTAAGGTAGAGATCTTACAACAGCTCCAGCTTGATTTTGCTTTCCATTTCTTCTATAGGGAAACCAAATTGGCCAGCAATAATTGCTGCGTCATCCATAATGACATTGTACGTCTTGTTGCCAGATTTCCTAACAATACATGGTGTAGTAGTTTGTAGAGAGAAACGATTTAAGAAAATACTTGCCAATTGTTAATTATTTCAAACTCAAGGTGTGGGCATCAACAAGACAATTACCTTTTAGTcaactgaagaagaagaaaaaaaagtttgaatcaCAAACTAAAGATATTCAAGGTTTGGGATGAGCCAAATTAGGCTCTCTTAAGGAAGAACTATCAgtcaagaaaaggaaaatgaaaaggaCAAAATGAAGTCACATCTGTATCCGCCCATTaaaactaacatgttagttaTTATCAGAAACCAAAATAATTGCAGGCAGGCATGTGCGTAGAAGTTATGGGTGAATTCTATACCAATAAAGCATGAGGTGCCTTTAACGAGAATTGAATTTTTGTAAATGAATCTGGGAGACAACAATTTCCAATTTCAGCATTCATCCCCCGACAGGAGGGTGGTAGATCAGAGTAATTTTCGGAGAGAAAAGTCATCGTTCAATAACTTGACTACTATCTCCAATATAGAGTATTTTATCCAAGATACAATTCTGTGTCGAAATCTTTTGTAAATAACAATTTAGCTCCATCCTATGTTAACATCATCAGCTTTCAGTTTTAAACTATAGGTATTTCCCATGGTTGTCAATAACTCAATACCTAATTGCCATGCGGCCATAAGGGCACTCAATTTTTTAACAATCTGAAATGTGTAACAACGACTCTATGAAAGATGTCAAACAGTAAATTGTAACAAAGAGAAACTTACACAAATGTGCCCGTCATGGAGAATTTGAGTCCAAGCAAGATGTCCACCTGGAATTTCATCTGTCCATTCTTCTTTACAATCTGAAACAATAATGACAAAAGTATCAGGAAGTAAACTTAACCTGTACAAAAAGGGGGAATCATGGCTAGAGGTGCAATATCGACAAAGTATTgacatgtaaatatgtaataccTGCATGCCCATAAGACCATTGCCAGCATTCTCTAACCAACTATCTGTCACTGTCTGCGACACACGTATGGTGAGTTTAGGTTGTCGAATAAAGAATAGACAAAAGAAACTGTGTGAAAGTGAAATGAAGAATTGATCgaggttagaacttagaaggaGCAGTCATGTTTTGCATAACGGTAAGCTTGGAATATCAagtttctcctttttgtttttccttagtTTTATACACGACCACAAATACCTACGGACGTAGCAATTGATTCAAATCTCTATCTAATGTACTAACGCAGTAGATACAACTGGGAAAAAGGatttaggaaaaataaaatcagaGAGTTTCCTAGAACAAAAGCAGTTATATAAACATATTAAAGTAAAAGTTCTATCTCACAGACTCCAGAGAGATACAAAGTCATCAGTGATTTTGAAGTCTAAGATCGGTAATAGTTGCCAGTGATTAAAAGCCAGGTGAGATGATGAATTACACAAACCTGTCAACGGTTGGCAAAGTCCTGTTCTATAAACTCCAGAGAAATGCAAGCCAAAACTGATTTTAAAGGCTCTGGTCCATATAGCAACCAAATTAAATAAGATGGTACAATGTTATGATAGAACCATAACAAAGCGGGAGAGGTCGAGCATCACGGAGAAGGAAAACTTAGAAAAGACACATTTACAACCTGTGACCTCTAAGATCAATGCTCTCAGCAGGGATCAAGAAGAGAAGTTGCATTCAATATGCACCTATAGCGGACTCAGAATGGTGGATTAATAATTTGACCTTTCAGAAcattaaaaagttaaaatggAGTCCAGAAAAACATATAATGATCCATGAGCACAAACTAGTCAAAACAGAACTTTGAATGATATTTTCTCCAACAAAATGACTGCTCTAAGGATTCTCAGCTTGAATAAGGAAGCCACATTTAGAGTGATAACATTTTTCCCCACATCCCGCGCGATGTTCTGTTAGTCTCCTTCCATACCTATGTAGCCATAGACTTGCACCAGACTGCGCTTAGTAGGATCTTTGGTCTGTTTTTCACCGAATAGGTCTAACAAATTGTCTTCCTTTGACGTGGTTGAGTAATGTACTTTTAAGCCCCTAGAACCTTTTACTTATGCATTATTTCCTCAAACTTGTGTATTTAATGGACTCCGCCTTCTCTGCCCAACTATTCCTGCTAGCAGTAGCTTCCTAGTATCAACTATTGCATTATACCCCAAGCTAGACAATTGACCTTCATCCTTTCATTCTTCAGATTCATAGAAAATAGCCAAATACTTCTCACTCGAAAGTCAAAAGAAATTGAGTAGTATTTAGTTCCAAATGGCAAACTACTGATTCCAAGAACCATAGCCTTTGGCAGGTAATAGTAACTGCATAACCAAGAATTGGAGGAACTTCTGTTTCTAAACAAAAATGAGACAAGGAATTCTAATTATGACAATAAAAGCACCTGTGAACTCCATATCATTTGCCACTCTCCCTCCAGAAGTTCAAGATCATCTTTGCCTTTATTCGGATTTGAGGAGATAAACTCATCAATTGCCTGCAAAGGTATGGCAGATTGGCAGGAAAGATATTAGTAAAGGACAAGTATTCCAGCAACATAGTAACATTTGCTTCCACATTAATTCGATTCGTGAACTGATAATTTTACCTCTAAAGCTCCCGTTCCAGTTGAAATGGCTGATAAAAGCTTTTGCCTAGGTTCGGTTTTCTTTTGCAGGACAAATGTGGTGCCCTGCACTAAAGAGACATTGCTGGATGTCTTTAGACTTTAACAAATCAAACTAAAGGAAAATATGTTCAGAAAAATATATCAAAGTGCTTCTATGTTCCATTCAGACAAAAAAATGCTTGCATCAGGTAACAGCAGAAATGCCTAGTTAGTTGGTGGTAAGTGGTAACCCTAAAGGACAGAGCCTATTTACCTTGTTTCCTCTTGAAATTCGAAGGTTTCCAGAGGAGGACAAATATGTAGTGTCTAACCAACCTTTTGCTTCATCACCAAGAAGCCTAAATGGCACTGGATAAGGAACCTTAAATGGTAGAAACTTAAAAGAAAAGGCTGCTTCGTCAAATTGGAAAAGAATTCGTTTGCCGTCTTTAATTGACGCTGCTGCCTGTATAATGCATAAAATTATAGAAAGCAAATATTATACAacgaggaaaaaaataaatcataatatCTTTTGCACAATAGAAAAGTTAGGAAAAAATGGCCATGCATTTTGGTTGTAATAATAGATAAGGAAGTCATACCTCCACTTTCAGCTCGCCTATTGCATCAGAGAATCTTACAATATTGGAGACACGTGGATCATTTGTCCGAAGATAGACCTCTTGAAAAACACTGAAGAAGTCAACTCCGACAAATGTTCTCTACAATTATATCCAGAGAACAGATGCGgttattgaaaaggatgattGATAATTTGGAAGCCACTTTTATACCTTATGTCATACCATTTTACCTATGTCAAATTATTGACCTTATTTTGCATGTGAAAGAAACAATATAAACACTCTCTTTATAATCCAGAGGTAGACTGCATGCATATGTTATTCCATAACCTCACAATATCAGACCCCTTGCGCATTGGGGCTATCTCTCTCACAAAAGCAGCTGAGTACCTGTTATAAGTTTGTTGCTTCGCAACAGAATGATTATTGAAAGAGCAATAAAAAGGCATAGAAAATTTAACAATAACGTAAAAAATGAATGAACCTTCCTCAAGTATAACTTATTCTAACTTCCCCTACCAACATCAAACGGATAGAATTTTTGCTCAGATGGTTCTGTACTTTCCACAAGCACATATCAGCCATATATTTGAAGTTATCAATGGAGACATACAAGCACTGAAGACGTATGTATCAGTTATATTGTCATATATACAGCAGATAATAACAGCATTACAACCTGAATCGGAGATGCTGTTCCTGGTCTGGTTGTAAACATCAGTTGCCAGCGACCTTCAATCAAGCTAGAGCTCGTCTGCATAGAACCGACAAACTCAGTCACATCTAATCACAAAACTCACGaacaaaagaagcaaaaaaaaaatcactcacTGGATCAGGTACACCTCCTAATCCTTCTAGAAATTTCACCGCCTGCTCCACGTCCTGCAACAACCCTACTTTTTCAAATCAAACAGTCGCCGAAAGTTAAAATACCTTAAATTCAATCAATCGACAAAAAGCGTAACCTACATTGAGCTGTCGAGGCGAAGCGGATCGGCCGCGACCTTGGATTCCGATGAGGGCGTCGATGAGCTGGTTCTCTGCGTCAGAGAACGAGGTCTCCTGCTGTTGTTCATCGACCAAAGAGGATTGACAGATCTTAAGATGCCTTTGGTTTCGAAAGCTTTTGAAGGATATGTGGGATTTGAGACTAACAAGAGGTTTGGGCTTGAGCGATGACGAAAATGCGTGTGATGAATTTAATTGGAGTCCTGAATTTGTTGCACAGAATTTCAGTGCCATTGTTGGAGAAGGAATGAATTTTGCGGTGTGGCCAAGACTAGAAGGTTATTGTACAGACACGTGTGGTTCTTTTTCTGACACGTGGAAGATTCGCTCTTACGGAAATGAATTTGGCGCCATTCATATCCCAAAcgcaaaagaaaaccaaatcaaCTCTAAAATAAGACTTCACgtcagggaaaaaaaaccagTAATAATAATAACTGGGCTGCCTCAGGCAATGGGCCAGATCGATGGGCTGTCTTAGCCAACTGGGTTGGGCCGCCTCAGTTGTCCTTTCAGATTATCTAcgcttaaaataatatttattctgAAGTCAACCTTCAGAGACATACATacgttaattttttttattaatatttaggcttgctattgttttattttttatgagatTCATGTTTTGGAATGCTTTCTACTGCCGGTGCCTAACACAAACTAATCGTATTTTTTGCAATTACAAAATggaatttgaacattttaaaaaagaataaaatataataagagaATGAAAAACGTTTTGCACAACAATTTGTGACATGTGCGGAAAAACCCAATATGTGACAACAAGACAGCATGATTTGTCATGCTTGTCGGCTTCGGATTGGGGTAGTTCCTGTGTATGGCTGGTATACCAAACAATTTTGTGTTAGTAGAGAGTATATACAGTATACGACCCTCAAAGTCAatccattggattgatatgtgTACGATCCAGCATCATTTGTCAAACTGCCTGTACACCAGCGTCCCATCACTATTATAATTagctttatttttcaaaaaaaaataaagttgtcAGGGTAATTCACTTCTGAAATGCTACTAGTCTCAGCAAAAATGGTCCCAGCAATCCCAGTGCTGAGGTGGCTCATGACATGGATAAAATATGTGGTCCCATTTTAACTTAAGTTAACCTCATCTCTCAACCATGGTCCCATTTTAACTTAACCTCATCTCTCAACCATGGTTTTGTTTACCGCGAGTCCATCCCGAAAGCCTCACAAGCTTTCATCCATGGCAACCGAAGCTTTTACCACATTCCCACTCTCAACTTTCAGATATGGTCAATGGGCTCTATTGGATCCTGCACTGCAAGCCGCTGTAAGACATCAGCAAGTGATTGGAGATTGTCTCTTAACCAGATCTACTCTCAAACCAACGCGATATGCCGATGCCGATGCCGATTCCGATGACCCCCCTCAACTGGCTGCAATGGTTTTCATTCACAGATTAACCTAACcccttctcttctcctctctcccaACGTCGATAGCGACGATCTCCTCACCTCATCATCTCTCTCAATCCAGACGCCAATCTCCTCATCTCTTTCACACCAGAATTTTCACTCTACACAGAAGAATGAGCTCATGGAGTCTGATAGCAAGGGTAGCGCAGGATGAGCTCACGGAGTCTAATAGCAAGGGTGGCGCAGGCAATCATTTTGAGAAGATTTAGAGAAGATTACAAGTTCTGATTGTTCAACCAAAAACCaatagaaatgcatacatgTCACTCAGAATATTGTGGTGTTGGTACAAGTCGATAGAATAGAGGGTAAAATTACTTATTTTGTGTTGGTTCAATTAGTGCCATCTGAGTAGATGAAAGGTGTTGTATGTGAAGCAGGTTGTGCAATTGCAAGTTGGGCAGTATAGCAGGTTGTTCCTACATGGAGAATGACATTCAAtgagtataattttttttaaatgagccAATTTGCTCCCTATGTTCTGTATATTGTTCCTAATTGAAGAACAATACACTTAAtgagtataatttttttttgaatgagcCAATTTGCTCCATTTGTTCTGTATATTGTCTTCCTTTATTTTAAGCTTAACCAATTCATTCCAACCATTCCAGAAAGACACAtcataaataaacaaaatcttTTCTAATTCATTCCAATCCTTCCTGGAATAGGCATTTGCTACACATCAACTTAACAAGTCACTTTGCAAATTCAATCATATTCAATATAACGTTGTTTTCACCCCCACTGAACTAAAAAAATACAACTCAAAAAAGCTACATGTCTTCATCAAGGTAGCTGATAAACAAGCTACTCAAAAAAGCTACATGTCTTCATCAAGGTAATTGATAAACAAGTTACTACTCAAAAAATACAAAGGTAGTTGATAAACAAACTACATATCTTCATCAATTCCATCCACAAGTGACTGATACCCTCCACTTCCTGAAGTTTCACCAACCTGAAAAATAAACAATCTGATATTAAGCAAAATAGCTCACATTCAAGATAATTCATACCACTAAAATGAgctttttaagaaaatttacCTCTGATGCATTTCTAAGTAAAGATAGAAAACCACCATCTCGTCCTTGATTAGAATAACCTACGTGACTCTCTTGTGT
Protein-coding regions in this window:
- the LOC119996830 gene encoding protein transport protein SEC31-like yields the protein MNDQSQIQMMNQPPHPVQSQMLNQQSQMMLQNPQVLNPVQSQILSQPSAMNQHPQMMNPGQPQMLNQMAQSQAMNQPMMMIRSYVPWPKQDPSMKYHPLINSGFIPSKPRSNWKSKKGVTDKRKEHRRSDKPFQIISNNASKSGPGGSGAYKPPTLPELQSQNRIKARKFYPKKKFNNRFAPYAPRNTSSFIIRAKKAGGIAELVSPCPVTPAVLLTPMFSPSREVLGDMAKEEWGVDGYGSMKGLIRLRSSLENEDDEEEEGGGSSESDVEEHVEVERRLDHDLSRFEMIYPNSGGIEYHNVLENRVDDQDSHIRQLEEENLTLKERLFLMEREMGELRRRLRVLERRGRVEGANGEVVENLSEGNESEGGASDVGDNNEAFIYPPGSGEGQILHIDTKELEKGVINVCMEEFVPEKMHVKDNVSKDEVAEMSLDQLK
- the LOC119997280 gene encoding probable plastid-lipid-associated protein 12, chloroplastic; its protein translation is MALKFCATNSGLQLNSSHAFSSSLKPKPLVSLKSHISFKSFRNQRHLKICQSSLVDEQQQETSFSDAENQLIDALIGIQGRGRSASPRQLNDVEQAVKFLEGLGGVPDPTSSSLIEGRWQLMFTTRPGTASPIQRTFVGVDFFSVFQEVYLRTNDPRVSNIVRFSDAIGELKVEAAASIKDGKRILFQFDEAAFSFKFLPFKVPYPVPFRLLGDEAKGWLDTTYLSSSGNLRISRGNKGTTFVLQKKTEPRQKLLSAISTGTGALEAIDEFISSNPNKGKDDLELLEGEWQMIWSSQTVTDSWLENAGNGLMGMQIVKKNGQMKFQVDILLGLKFSMTGTFVKSGNKTYNVIMDDAAIIAGQFGFPIEEMESKIKLELLYSDEKIRISRAYNNYIFVHVRTQKQ